The following are encoded in a window of Streptomyces sp. Go-475 genomic DNA:
- a CDS encoding sugar ABC transporter permease: protein MADTAVRTEPAPVRGAPKKVGRLPRAAVHHPWWFALPAIAVFAGFFLVPNLLNFYYPFTNWSSYHADIAFTGLDNFRTVAEDGSLLRAIRTTLVYALLAALFQNGFGLALALLLEDDSRFNRFFRAVFFLPVLISALATGYVFQALLDQDGALNSLLGTDVPWLGSTTWTLVIVTLIHGWKWMGLSMLIYLAGLKGIPGDMLEAARMDGAGPWRTFRSVRWPMLAPAVTFNVTTALIGSMNTFDIVQATTGGGPAASTEVFNIYMFRIFGQGLYAQASAMSLVLFLVVVAVAIPLVVGLRRREQLL from the coding sequence ATGGCGGACACGGCCGTACGTACCGAGCCCGCGCCGGTCAGGGGCGCGCCGAAGAAGGTGGGGCGGCTGCCACGCGCGGCCGTGCACCACCCCTGGTGGTTCGCGCTGCCCGCGATCGCCGTCTTCGCGGGCTTCTTCCTGGTGCCCAACCTGCTCAACTTCTACTACCCGTTCACCAACTGGTCCTCGTACCACGCGGACATCGCGTTCACGGGCCTGGACAACTTCAGGACCGTCGCCGAGGACGGCTCGCTGCTGCGGGCGATCCGGACGACCCTGGTGTACGCGCTGCTGGCGGCGCTGTTCCAGAACGGCTTCGGGCTCGCGCTGGCGCTGCTGCTGGAGGACGACAGCCGCTTCAACCGGTTCTTCCGGGCCGTCTTCTTCCTGCCGGTGCTGATCTCCGCCCTGGCCACCGGCTACGTCTTCCAGGCGCTGCTCGACCAGGACGGGGCGCTCAACTCCCTGCTCGGCACGGACGTCCCGTGGCTGGGGTCGACGACCTGGACGCTGGTGATCGTCACGCTCATCCACGGCTGGAAGTGGATGGGTCTGTCGATGCTGATCTATCTGGCGGGGCTCAAGGGCATTCCCGGTGACATGCTGGAGGCCGCCCGGATGGACGGCGCCGGGCCGTGGCGGACCTTCCGGTCGGTGCGCTGGCCGATGCTCGCGCCGGCCGTCACCTTCAACGTCACCACGGCGCTGATCGGTTCGATGAACACCTTCGACATCGTGCAGGCCACGACGGGCGGCGGCCCCGCGGCCTCCACCGAGGTCTTCAACATCTACATGTTCCGGATCTTCGGGCAGGGCCTGTACGCCCAGGCCTCCGCGATGAGCCTCGTCCTGTTCCTGGTGGTGGTCGCGGTGGCGATCCCGCTGGTCGTGGGGCTGCGGCGAAGGGAGCAGCTGCTGTGA
- a CDS encoding carbohydrate ABC transporter permease, translated as MTALWRYGRPSLVVLLAALAVGVPLWLVAVTSAKPQAEAIRPNLDLPRHWQPSANYADAVGQGEMLRGFLNSLLVVVPSVVLVLILGAGAAWVFARRKSKLVSAAYALCISGLLLPPAVITIVMELRQLGLANTRPGMIAVYTGMYLSTSIFFMTGFIRAIPMELEEAARMDGASPSRIFWRIVLPLLRPVIATATIMVMLYAWSDVFYAFFVLGGGDRATLPLNLYQVASAQLYLNNWHLVFAYVVVMSLPMVAVFLVGQRKIVSGITSGAVK; from the coding sequence GTGACCGCGCTGTGGCGGTACGGCCGCCCGTCCCTCGTCGTCCTGCTCGCCGCCCTGGCCGTGGGCGTGCCGCTGTGGCTGGTGGCCGTCACCTCGGCCAAGCCGCAGGCCGAGGCCATCAGGCCGAACCTCGACCTGCCCCGGCACTGGCAGCCCTCCGCCAACTACGCGGACGCCGTCGGCCAGGGCGAGATGCTGCGCGGCTTCCTCAACTCACTGCTGGTCGTGGTGCCTTCGGTGGTCCTGGTGCTGATCCTGGGCGCGGGCGCCGCCTGGGTGTTCGCCCGCCGCAAGTCCAAGCTGGTCTCGGCGGCGTACGCGCTGTGCATCAGCGGCCTGCTGCTGCCGCCCGCCGTCATCACCATCGTGATGGAGCTGCGGCAACTGGGCCTGGCGAACACGCGCCCCGGCATGATCGCCGTGTACACCGGCATGTACCTGTCCACGTCGATCTTCTTCATGACGGGCTTCATCCGGGCCATCCCCATGGAACTGGAGGAGGCGGCCCGGATGGACGGGGCGTCGCCGTCACGGATCTTCTGGCGGATCGTGCTGCCCCTGCTCCGGCCGGTGATCGCCACCGCGACGATCATGGTGATGCTCTACGCCTGGAGCGACGTCTTCTACGCGTTCTTCGTCCTCGGCGGCGGAGACCGGGCGACCCTGCCGCTCAACCTCTACCAGGTCGCCAGCGCACAGCTCTACCTGAACAACTGGCACCTCGTCTTCGCGTACGTCGTGGTGATGAGCCTGCCCATGGTCGCCGTCTTCCTCGTCGGCCAGCGAAAGATCGTGTCCGGAATCACCAGTGGAGCCGTCAAGTGA
- a CDS encoding CBM35 domain-containing protein, producing MAATLPAAGSAAAAAEPQRLTVDLKSSEGPVMLGANGSLYGLSDDGVPSDAAMAPLKITSVSQKPEGGAQHPNGDALTVSKSFFRNGGGEINVMMQDVYAKWPYEDLGIDDYLPKVDKIVKEISADPNSDRFVYIPFNEPDQIWYKLDVADQAQYEKNRDRFFQDWKTVYHRIRAIAPDARVAGPNEAAYHTRLLKDFLAFAKRENVLPQIMTWHELGSGSLRDFQAHYDDYRKLEREAGVAPLKINIDEYANRRDLSVPGQLVQWVSMFERNKVYANMAYWDAAGNLSGHVVRSNIPNGGWWLFRWYAGLTGNTVKVTPPQPNTIDTLQGLASLDTSRRQAQVLLGGSAGDADVVVRNVPRSVFGRTVTATVAEAAWSGYEGQHAAPRVLARTKAKVADDGSVTVPLRGMQKMSAYRIVLTPGGSGTPAAASVPWSASYEAEDAAITDGKVYTQGTVQNANGYAASGTKDVGSLNQPGSKVAFSVTVPKDGTYDLAILYGNQSGGPATQKLSVDGADPVTVSYPSTENWTYRAKKDVTLQLKAGTHQLTLSKGDAEVTLDRIDLTTRTGAASASYEATLADISGRPSYDYASSAGVGTGALVLRPGDKAVFDVHAPRDGYYTVTPRSTAAVKLALHGETVTAAPGRPLRLYLVAGNNRIAMTSGHAAVRSLDVTGDGSATGTLSYEGASATLAGGAKLVESPHASAGSYIGWLGNSPSSTATFTVDAPRSGRYLLVVHYAHNDRRDNGHAYNTDIMSRTADLTVGSGAPVKVTFKNTWSWDDYWTVGVPVDLKKGANTVTFGNASAWAPNIDRIELGRVAG from the coding sequence ATGGCAGCCACCCTCCCCGCGGCAGGATCCGCGGCAGCCGCGGCCGAACCGCAGCGCCTCACCGTCGACCTCAAGTCCTCCGAAGGCCCGGTGATGCTCGGCGCCAACGGCTCCCTCTACGGGCTCAGCGACGACGGCGTGCCCAGCGACGCCGCGATGGCGCCCCTGAAGATCACCAGCGTCTCGCAGAAGCCCGAGGGCGGCGCCCAGCACCCCAACGGCGACGCGCTCACGGTCTCCAAGTCGTTCTTCCGCAACGGCGGCGGCGAGATCAACGTGATGATGCAGGACGTCTATGCCAAGTGGCCCTACGAGGACCTCGGCATCGACGACTACCTCCCCAAGGTCGACAAGATCGTCAAGGAGATATCGGCCGACCCGAACAGCGACCGCTTCGTCTACATCCCGTTCAACGAGCCCGACCAGATCTGGTACAAGCTCGACGTCGCCGACCAGGCGCAGTACGAGAAGAACCGGGACCGGTTCTTCCAGGACTGGAAGACGGTGTACCACCGCATCCGCGCGATCGCCCCGGACGCGCGCGTCGCCGGACCCAACGAAGCCGCCTACCACACGCGCCTGCTGAAGGACTTCCTCGCCTTCGCCAAGCGGGAGAACGTGCTGCCCCAGATCATGACCTGGCACGAGCTGGGCTCCGGCTCACTGCGCGACTTCCAGGCCCATTACGACGACTACCGCAAGCTGGAGCGCGAGGCGGGCGTCGCCCCGCTGAAGATCAACATCGACGAGTACGCCAACCGCCGCGACCTGTCCGTGCCCGGGCAGCTCGTGCAGTGGGTGTCCATGTTCGAACGCAACAAGGTGTACGCGAACATGGCCTACTGGGACGCCGCCGGCAACCTCAGCGGCCACGTGGTGCGCTCCAACATCCCCAACGGCGGCTGGTGGCTGTTCCGCTGGTACGCGGGCCTGACCGGGAACACCGTGAAGGTGACGCCGCCGCAGCCGAACACCATCGACACCCTCCAGGGGCTCGCCTCCCTCGACACCTCCCGCCGCCAGGCACAGGTGCTGCTCGGCGGCTCCGCCGGTGACGCGGACGTGGTCGTGCGCAACGTCCCCCGCTCCGTGTTCGGCCGCACGGTCACCGCGACCGTCGCCGAGGCCGCGTGGTCCGGCTACGAGGGTCAGCACGCGGCGCCGCGGGTCCTCGCGCGCACCAAGGCGAAGGTGGCGGACGACGGTTCGGTGACCGTCCCGCTGCGCGGGATGCAGAAGATGTCGGCCTACCGGATCGTCCTCACCCCGGGCGGCTCGGGCACCCCGGCCGCGGCCTCCGTCCCGTGGTCGGCGTCGTACGAGGCCGAGGACGCGGCCATCACCGACGGCAAGGTCTACACGCAGGGCACCGTGCAGAACGCCAACGGCTACGCGGCCTCCGGCACCAAGGACGTCGGCTCGCTCAACCAGCCCGGCAGCAAGGTGGCCTTCTCGGTGACGGTGCCGAAGGACGGCACGTACGACCTGGCGATCCTGTACGGCAACCAGTCCGGCGGCCCGGCCACCCAGAAGCTGTCGGTCGACGGCGCCGACCCGGTGACGGTCTCCTACCCCTCCACGGAGAACTGGACCTACCGCGCCAAGAAGGACGTCACCCTCCAACTGAAGGCGGGAACACACCAGTTGACCCTGTCCAAGGGCGACGCCGAGGTCACCCTCGACCGGATCGACCTGACGACCCGTACGGGCGCGGCCTCCGCCTCGTACGAGGCCACGCTCGCGGACATCAGCGGCCGGCCGTCGTACGACTACGCGTCGTCGGCCGGGGTGGGCACGGGCGCCCTGGTCCTGCGCCCGGGCGACAAGGCGGTCTTCGACGTCCACGCCCCGCGCGACGGCTACTACACGGTGACGCCCCGCTCCACGGCGGCGGTGAAGCTCGCGCTGCACGGCGAGACGGTCACGGCGGCGCCCGGCCGGCCGCTGCGGCTCTACCTGGTCGCGGGCAACAACCGGATCGCGATGACGTCGGGCCACGCCGCCGTGCGCTCCCTGGACGTCACCGGCGACGGCTCGGCCACCGGCACCCTCTCCTACGAGGGCGCCTCGGCGACGCTCGCCGGCGGGGCCAAGCTCGTCGAATCCCCGCACGCCTCCGCCGGCTCGTACATCGGCTGGCTCGGCAACAGCCCCTCCAGCACCGCGACGTTCACGGTGGACGCGCCCCGCTCCGGACGCTACCTGCTGGTCGTCCACTACGCGCACAACGACCGCCGGGACAACGGCCACGCCTACAACACGGACATCATGTCCCGTACCGCCGACCTCACGGTCGGGTCCGGCGCGCCGGTGAAGGTCACCTTCAAGAACACCTGGAGCTGGGACGACTACTGGACCGTCGGCGTCCCGGTCGACCTGAAGAAGGGCGCCAACACGGTGACGTTCGGCAACGCGAGCGCCTGGGCGCCGAACATCGACCGGATCGAGCTGGGCCGGGTCGCGGGCTGA
- a CDS encoding sporulation protein — MVFKRLLGALGVGGPTVDTVLDPAPVRPGGTLTGQVHLAGGKADFDIEHITLELVARVEAEHDGGESEGVVAFDRFTVGGGFRLAEGEQRSVPFSVTVPWETPVTELHGQSLGIVLGVRTELSVAGAKDKGDLDQLTVAPLPVQEAVLEALGGLGFGFRSADLEYGRIGGTGQRLPFYQEIELVPSPAYAQQVNEIELTFLANPGGVDVVLEADKRGGFLSPGQDALTRFTVSHEGVGQQDWPAIVDGWMRQLVAHRASYGSPTGYAAPLGHGSPAAFGPGGHGHDAHHHDGHRSGPGMGTAVAAGAAGLAVGVVGGMVAGEVVDEVGDFFEGEEDEEG; from the coding sequence ATGGTGTTCAAACGACTGCTCGGCGCGCTCGGTGTGGGCGGCCCCACGGTCGACACGGTTCTCGACCCGGCCCCCGTCCGCCCCGGCGGCACGCTCACCGGCCAGGTCCACCTGGCCGGCGGCAAAGCCGACTTCGACATCGAGCACATCACCCTGGAGCTGGTGGCCCGGGTCGAGGCCGAGCACGACGGCGGTGAGAGCGAGGGCGTCGTGGCCTTCGACCGTTTCACCGTCGGCGGCGGCTTCCGGCTCGCCGAGGGCGAGCAGCGCAGCGTGCCGTTCAGCGTGACCGTGCCGTGGGAGACACCGGTCACGGAACTGCACGGCCAGAGCCTGGGCATCGTCCTCGGGGTGCGCACCGAGCTGTCGGTGGCGGGCGCGAAGGACAAGGGCGACCTGGACCAGCTGACCGTCGCGCCGCTGCCCGTGCAGGAGGCCGTGCTCGAAGCCCTCGGCGGGCTCGGGTTCGGTTTCCGGTCGGCCGACCTGGAGTACGGGCGCATCGGCGGCACGGGCCAGCGGCTGCCCTTCTACCAGGAGATCGAGCTCGTCCCCTCGCCCGCCTACGCGCAGCAGGTCAACGAGATCGAGCTGACGTTCCTGGCGAACCCGGGGGGCGTGGACGTGGTGCTGGAGGCGGACAAGCGGGGCGGCTTCCTGTCGCCGGGCCAGGACGCGCTCACCCGCTTCACCGTCTCCCACGAGGGGGTCGGGCAGCAGGACTGGCCGGCGATCGTCGACGGCTGGATGCGGCAGCTGGTCGCGCACCGGGCGTCGTACGGCTCCCCCACGGGCTACGCCGCCCCCTTGGGCCACGGCTCCCCCGCCGCGTTCGGCCCGGGCGGTCACGGGCACGACGCGCACCACCACGACGGCCACCGCTCCGGCCCGGGCATGGGCACCGCCGTCGCGGCGGGCGCGGCCGGACTCGCGGTCGGGGTCGTCGGCGGCATGGTCGCCGGCGAAGTCGTCGACGAGGTCGGGGACTTCTTCGAGGGCGAGGAGGACGAGGAGGGCTGA
- a CDS encoding M56 family metallopeptidase translates to MGVFVFLPLVLPLTAWPVARLAEQHLHPRTATRLLTVLAVVLALCSTVCLGLVMVVGTAQLPGNPLPDGWSDPEVRAAVPYDEVVGKAAIPALCAVVAACARTLWRHARVRRQAHRALTGLPDTEVAVLPDGVPYAYALPGGGRNGGGRTGEGAPRGRAGRRARGPRGGRVVVSTALLDRLGAAERRALFAHERAHLDARHDRFLLAVQLAARANPFLRPLRTAVAYTAERWADEEAARAIGSRRTVARAIGTAALVSRGTPVSTLAGLAAPGPVPRRVAALLGPAPAVRTWPPAFTSVGLAAWGAAAGTAVSAMSSANSAVTMVLILHAATPL, encoded by the coding sequence ATGGGGGTGTTCGTCTTTCTTCCGCTGGTGCTGCCGCTCACGGCCTGGCCGGTCGCGCGCCTGGCCGAGCAGCATCTGCATCCGCGTACCGCGACCCGGCTGCTCACCGTGCTGGCGGTGGTGCTGGCGCTGTGCAGCACCGTGTGCCTGGGGCTGGTGATGGTGGTCGGCACCGCCCAGCTGCCCGGCAACCCGCTGCCGGACGGCTGGTCGGACCCCGAGGTACGGGCGGCGGTGCCGTACGACGAGGTCGTCGGCAAGGCCGCCATTCCCGCCCTGTGCGCGGTGGTCGCCGCCTGCGCCCGGACGCTGTGGCGGCACGCCCGGGTGCGCCGCCAGGCCCACCGCGCCCTGACCGGCCTGCCGGACACCGAGGTCGCCGTCCTGCCCGACGGCGTCCCCTACGCGTACGCGCTGCCCGGCGGTGGGCGGAACGGCGGCGGGCGTACCGGCGAGGGTGCTCCGCGCGGCAGGGCCGGCCGCCGCGCCCGGGGCCCGCGTGGGGGGCGTGTCGTGGTGAGTACGGCCCTGCTGGACCGGCTCGGGGCGGCCGAGCGGCGGGCGCTGTTCGCCCATGAGCGGGCGCACCTCGACGCCCGGCACGACCGGTTCCTGCTCGCCGTGCAGCTCGCCGCCCGGGCCAACCCGTTCCTGCGGCCGCTGCGCACCGCCGTGGCGTACACGGCCGAGCGGTGGGCCGACGAGGAGGCGGCCCGGGCGATCGGCAGCCGCCGCACGGTGGCACGCGCCATCGGCACGGCCGCTCTCGTCTCCCGGGGCACCCCGGTGTCCACGCTCGCGGGACTCGCCGCGCCGGGGCCGGTGCCCCGCCGCGTGGCGGCGCTCCTCGGCCCGGCACCGGCCGTGCGCACCTGGCCCCCGGCGTTCACCTCCGTCGGCCTGGCGGCCTGGGGCGCGGCCGCGGGAACGGCCGTGTCGGCGATGTCCTCCGCGAACTCGGCCGTGACGATGGTGCTCATCCTGCACGCGGCCACGCCCCTGTGA
- a CDS encoding BlaI/MecI/CopY family transcriptional regulator: protein MTDPRQRPRRGQGELEALVLSALREADGPATAGWVQERLGGDLAYTTVITILTRLLGKGAVTRERVGRSFAWTPASDQAGLAARKMRKVLDAENDRGAVLASFVTGLDPDDERLLRDLLDQAHGEGED from the coding sequence GTGACGGATCCCCGGCAGCGTCCCCGGCGGGGACAGGGCGAGCTGGAGGCGCTGGTGCTGTCGGCACTGCGGGAGGCGGACGGTCCGGCCACGGCCGGCTGGGTGCAGGAACGTCTTGGCGGCGACCTCGCGTACACGACGGTGATCACGATCCTCACCCGGCTGCTGGGCAAGGGCGCGGTGACCCGGGAGCGGGTCGGCCGGTCCTTCGCCTGGACGCCCGCCTCGGACCAGGCGGGCCTGGCCGCCCGCAAGATGCGCAAGGTGCTGGACGCCGAGAACGACCGCGGGGCCGTGCTGGCCAGCTTCGTCACCGGCCTCGACCCGGACGACGAGCGACTGCTGCGCGACCTGCTGGATCAGGCCCACGGCGAGGGGGAAGACTGA
- a CDS encoding TerD family protein, which translates to MGVSLSKGGNVSLSKEAPGLTAVLVGLGWDVRTTTGTDYDLDASALLLDASGKVPSDEHFVFYNNLRSPDGSVEHTGDNLTGEGEGDDESVKVNLAAVPAGIDRIVFPVSIHDAENRGQSFGQVRNAFIRVVNQAGGQEIARYDLSEDASTETAMVFGELYRHGAEWKFRAVGQGYASGLAGIASDFGVNV; encoded by the coding sequence GTGGGAGTTTCCCTGTCCAAGGGTGGCAACGTCTCGCTCAGCAAGGAGGCGCCGGGCCTCACCGCGGTCCTGGTCGGCCTGGGCTGGGACGTCCGCACGACCACCGGCACCGACTACGACCTCGACGCCTCCGCCCTCCTCCTCGACGCCTCCGGCAAGGTCCCCTCGGACGAGCACTTCGTCTTCTACAACAACCTGAGGAGCCCGGACGGCTCGGTCGAGCACACCGGCGACAACCTCACCGGCGAGGGCGAGGGCGACGACGAGAGCGTCAAGGTGAACCTCGCCGCCGTGCCCGCCGGGATCGACAGGATCGTGTTCCCGGTCTCCATCCACGACGCCGAGAACCGCGGCCAGAGCTTCGGGCAGGTCCGCAACGCCTTCATCCGGGTCGTCAACCAGGCGGGCGGTCAGGAGATCGCCCGCTACGACCTGTCCGAGGACGCCTCCACGGAGACCGCGATGGTCTTCGGCGAGCTGTACCGGCACGGCGCCGAGTGGAAGTTCCGGGCCGTCGGCCAGGGATACGCCTCCGGCCTGGCCGGGATCGCGTCCGACTTCGGTGTGAACGTCTGA
- a CDS encoding twin-arginine translocase TatA/TatE family subunit: MFGLSELAIILIVVIAVLAAKKLPELARSAGKSARILKAEARAARDEEAGTAPAPRVLQGETVPPGSGPTPPGARAADAPDHR, from the coding sequence ATGTTCGGACTGAGCGAGCTCGCGATCATCCTCATCGTCGTCATAGCCGTCCTCGCGGCCAAGAAGCTGCCCGAGCTGGCCCGCTCGGCCGGCAAGTCGGCGCGCATCCTCAAGGCCGAGGCCCGCGCCGCACGCGACGAGGAGGCGGGCACGGCCCCCGCGCCGCGGGTGCTCCAGGGCGAGACCGTCCCGCCGGGCTCCGGCCCGACCCCGCCCGGCGCCCGTGCGGCGGACGCCCCGGACCACCGCTGA
- the htpG gene encoding molecular chaperone HtpG, protein MTTETFEFQVEARQLLQLMIHSVYSNKDVFLRELVSNASDALDKLRLEKLRDDSLDADVSDLHIEIDVDKEARTLTVRDNGVGMSYDEVGQLIGTIAKSGTATLLKELKEAKDAAGAEGLIGQFGVGFYSAFMVADEVTLVTRRAGEGQGTRWSSRGEATYTLETVDDAPQGTSVTLHLKPADPENQLHDYTSPWKIREIVKRYSDFITWPIRMVPEAGEGDSAPGPETLNSMKALWARSREEVSDDEYHELYKHISHDWREPLETIRLQAEGTFEYQALLFVPSHAPHDLFTRDFRRGVQLYVKRVFIMDDCEALLPPYLRFVKGVVDAQDLSLNVSREILQQDRHIRMMQRRLTKKVLSTVKDFMTKDADRYATFWREFGTVLKEGLVTDSENRDAILAVASFETTHADDEPTTLARYVERMKDGQEDIYYLTGESRQSIENSPHMEAFRDKGIEVLLLTDAVDEVWVDAVGEYEGRKLRSVAKGEIDLDAKGEEQAGEEREKQAEEFAGLLGWMRERLDEDIKEVRLSTRLTVSPACVVSDAHDLTPALENMYRAMGQEVPRTKRILELNPGHPLVKGLNQAYQEREDRTELEESAELLHTLAVLAEGGQPKDPAKFVKLVADRLERTL, encoded by the coding sequence ATGACGACCGAAACGTTTGAGTTCCAGGTAGAGGCCCGTCAGCTGCTCCAGCTGATGATCCACTCGGTCTACTCGAACAAGGATGTCTTCCTGCGCGAGCTCGTCTCCAACGCCTCCGACGCGCTCGACAAGCTGCGTCTGGAGAAGCTGCGGGACGACTCGCTCGACGCCGACGTCTCGGACCTGCACATCGAGATCGACGTCGACAAGGAGGCCCGTACCCTCACGGTGCGGGACAACGGCGTCGGGATGTCGTACGACGAGGTCGGACAGCTCATCGGCACCATCGCCAAGTCGGGTACGGCCACCCTCCTGAAGGAGCTGAAGGAGGCCAAGGACGCGGCCGGGGCCGAGGGGCTCATCGGCCAGTTCGGTGTCGGCTTCTACTCCGCCTTCATGGTGGCGGACGAGGTCACACTGGTCACCCGGCGCGCCGGCGAGGGCCAGGGCACCCGCTGGAGCTCCCGCGGCGAGGCCACGTACACCCTGGAGACCGTCGACGACGCCCCGCAGGGCACCTCGGTGACGCTGCACCTCAAGCCCGCCGATCCCGAGAACCAGCTCCACGACTACACCTCGCCGTGGAAGATCCGGGAGATCGTCAAGCGGTACTCGGACTTCATCACGTGGCCGATCCGGATGGTCCCGGAGGCGGGCGAGGGCGACAGCGCGCCCGGGCCCGAGACGCTGAACTCGATGAAGGCCCTGTGGGCGCGCTCGCGCGAGGAGGTGTCCGACGACGAGTACCACGAGCTGTACAAGCACATCAGCCACGACTGGCGCGAGCCGCTGGAGACCATCCGGCTGCAGGCGGAGGGCACCTTCGAGTACCAGGCGCTGCTCTTCGTCCCCTCGCACGCACCGCACGACCTGTTCACGCGGGACTTCCGGCGCGGGGTGCAGCTGTATGTGAAGCGCGTCTTCATCATGGACGACTGCGAGGCGCTGCTGCCGCCGTACCTCCGCTTCGTCAAGGGCGTCGTCGACGCGCAGGACCTCTCGCTCAACGTCTCCCGCGAGATCCTGCAGCAGGACCGGCACATCCGGATGATGCAGCGGCGCCTGACGAAGAAGGTGCTGTCCACGGTCAAGGACTTCATGACCAAGGACGCCGACCGCTACGCCACGTTCTGGCGCGAGTTCGGCACGGTCCTGAAGGAGGGCCTGGTCACCGACTCGGAGAACCGGGACGCCATCCTCGCCGTCGCCTCGTTCGAGACCACCCACGCCGACGACGAGCCGACCACGCTGGCCCGGTACGTGGAGCGGATGAAGGACGGCCAGGAGGACATCTACTACCTCACCGGCGAGTCCCGGCAGAGCATCGAGAACTCCCCGCACATGGAGGCGTTCCGCGACAAGGGCATCGAGGTCCTGCTGCTCACCGACGCGGTCGACGAGGTGTGGGTCGACGCGGTGGGCGAGTACGAGGGCCGGAAGCTGCGGTCCGTCGCCAAGGGCGAGATCGACCTGGACGCCAAGGGGGAGGAGCAGGCCGGCGAGGAGCGGGAGAAGCAGGCCGAGGAGTTCGCCGGGCTGCTCGGCTGGATGCGGGAGCGGCTCGACGAGGACATCAAGGAGGTGCGCCTCTCGACGCGCCTCACCGTCTCCCCGGCCTGCGTCGTCTCCGACGCGCACGACCTGACCCCGGCCCTGGAGAACATGTACCGGGCCATGGGCCAGGAGGTGCCGCGCACCAAGCGGATCCTGGAGCTCAACCCCGGTCACCCGCTGGTGAAGGGCCTCAACCAGGCCTACCAGGAGCGCGAGGACCGCACGGAACTGGAGGAGTCCGCGGAACTGCTCCACACGCTGGCGGTGCTCGCCGAGGGCGGTCAGCCGAAGGACCCGGCGAAGTTCGTCAAGCTGGTGGCGGACCGCCTGGAGCGCACGCTGTAG